In Pseudomonadota bacterium, a single window of DNA contains:
- a CDS encoding NAD(P)/FAD-dependent oxidoreductase: KNGFKKGGGIMRELEYDGIIIGAGPNGLTAAGYLTKAGLKIAILERRYEIGGGLATENLLLPGMLVDSHAIYHMMVEYAPPMRDFELETKYDLQWIYPDLQVVMPFMDGTYMALYKDPEKTAKCIEKFSMADAESFRNFVKITDEAMDLFLAPASYVNPMPSLEQVAKLETHPTTKWDDDLAGYTPKQIIDSWFENDKVRTMMLYCATMWGLDYDLEGLGYLVPLMINRAWHFRLSHMGSHHIAHLMGKYISENGGRVISGCEINKIIVENNEAKGVELKDGTILRAKKFVCSTLNPHQTFYDMVGKEHLDQDLITRLDQWHYSDMSFFTTHLALTEKPKFKIFEKHPELENALIYVIGYESEQDLVDHFEASKRGELHDGGFNCCFPSIHDPIRMHRHEGSFVKHIGLISLECAPYNLKDGGPLAWNKMRRPYAERCKAILEKYAPNMNKDTIVWDYISTPLDTENKFPDMKQGCFKQGAYLPLQMGYMRPNEYCCQHDTPIKNLYMGGASTHSGGMITYGPGFNAAEKIAEDLKIKKWWPEPRGVKEARDLGLF; this comes from the coding sequence ACAAAAATGGTTTTAAAAAAGGAGGCGGAATTATGAGAGAATTGGAATACGACGGTATAATTATCGGCGCCGGTCCTAACGGGCTTACCGCAGCGGGTTATTTGACAAAGGCAGGCTTGAAGATTGCTATTCTGGAAAGGAGATATGAGATAGGCGGTGGATTAGCCACAGAAAACCTTCTCCTTCCCGGTATGCTTGTAGACAGTCATGCCATTTATCACATGATGGTAGAATATGCTCCACCAATGAGAGATTTCGAACTTGAGACAAAGTATGACCTGCAATGGATCTACCCTGATCTTCAGGTTGTCATGCCTTTTATGGATGGAACCTATATGGCCCTGTACAAGGACCCGGAAAAGACAGCCAAATGTATTGAGAAGTTCTCTATGGCTGATGCAGAATCATTCAGGAATTTCGTAAAAATCACAGACGAAGCCATGGATCTCTTCCTGGCTCCGGCAAGCTATGTGAACCCCATGCCAAGCCTTGAGCAGGTGGCAAAGTTAGAGACTCATCCGACAACGAAATGGGATGACGATCTCGCCGGGTACACACCAAAACAGATAATAGATTCCTGGTTTGAAAACGACAAGGTAAGGACAATGATGCTCTATTGTGCCACTATGTGGGGTCTTGATTATGACCTTGAGGGTCTCGGATACCTTGTACCGCTGATGATAAACCGGGCATGGCATTTCCGTCTTTCTCACATGGGTTCTCACCATATAGCACATCTTATGGGTAAATATATCTCTGAGAACGGCGGCAGGGTAATAAGCGGATGCGAAATAAATAAAATCATTGTTGAGAACAATGAAGCCAAGGGAGTTGAACTTAAAGATGGTACAATTCTCAGGGCAAAGAAGTTTGTGTGCAGCACCCTTAACCCCCATCAGACCTTCTATGACATGGTGGGCAAGGAACATCTCGATCAGGATCTGATCACAAGGCTTGACCAGTGGCATTATTCTGATATGAGCTTTTTCACTACACATCTTGCACTTACAGAGAAACCAAAGTTCAAGATATTCGAAAAGCATCCGGAACTTGAGAATGCACTTATCTATGTAATCGGATATGAAAGCGAGCAGGACCTTGTAGATCACTTTGAAGCATCAAAAAGAGGAGAACTGCATGACGGCGGTTTTAACTGTTGTTTCCCCTCTATTCATGATCCTATCCGTATGCATCGTCATGAAGGCAGCTTTGTCAAACACATTGGTCTTATCTCCCTGGAGTGCGCTCCCTATAATCTGAAAGATGGAGGCCCCCTGGCCTGGAACAAAATGAGAAGACCCTATGCAGAACGCTGCAAAGCCATACTTGAAAAATACGCACCCAATATGAATAAGGATACCATAGTCTGGGACTATATCAGCACACCCCTCGATACGGAAAACAAGTTTCCTGATATGAAGCAGGGTTGCTTTAAACAAGGCGCATACCTTCCGCTGCAGATGGGTTATATGAGGCCCAATGAATACTGCTGCCAGCATGATACTCCCATAAAGAATCTTTACATGGGCGGGGCAAGCACCCACTCAGGCGGCATGATTACCTACGGTCCCGGCTTTAATGCAGCAGAAAAAATTGCTGAAGACCTGAAGATTAAAAAATGGTGGCCTGAACCACGGGGCGTCAAAGAAGCAAGGGATTTAGGGTTATTTTAG